In Nonomuraea muscovyensis, the following proteins share a genomic window:
- the cimA gene encoding citramalate synthase, translated as MADDRFHVYDTTLRDGAQQEGLNLTVADKLAVARHLDGLGVGFIEGGWPGANPKDTEFFRRARTELDLRHAQLAAFGATRRAGVKAADDPLVAALRESGAPVVTLVAKSHDRHVELALRTSLQENLAMIRDTVSHLRAEGQRVFLDAEHFFDGYRSNPAYALEVLRTAAEAGADVVALCDTNGGMLPDELAEIVHAAAQTDARVGIHCHDDTGCAVANTLAAVKAGATHVQGCANGYGERSGNANLFTVVANLQLKRGFDLVPPQALADMTRIAHAITEVTNVTPNSHAPYVGTSAFAHKAGLHASAIKVDPNLYQHIDPAQVGNDMRMLVSDMAGRASVELKGRELGYELTPESTKTLVARVKDLESQGFTFEAADASFELLLRDTVHGERRRHFEVESWRVIVERTKGGELVSEATVKLHAKGERIVATGEGNGPVNALDRAVRLALEKLYPELAKLELVDYKVRILEGTHGTGAITRVLITSSDDTAEWATVGVAENIIDASWQALEQAVTYGLLRAGRETS; from the coding sequence ATGGCCGACGACCGCTTCCACGTCTATGACACGACGCTGCGTGACGGCGCACAGCAGGAGGGGCTCAACCTCACCGTCGCTGACAAGCTCGCCGTCGCGCGCCACCTGGACGGCCTGGGCGTCGGCTTCATCGAAGGGGGCTGGCCGGGCGCCAACCCCAAGGACACGGAGTTCTTCAGGCGCGCTCGAACAGAGCTCGACCTGAGACACGCGCAGCTTGCCGCGTTCGGCGCGACCCGCCGGGCCGGTGTGAAGGCAGCCGACGACCCTTTGGTGGCCGCACTGCGCGAATCCGGCGCGCCGGTCGTGACTCTTGTCGCCAAGAGCCACGACCGGCACGTGGAGCTGGCCCTCCGCACGAGTCTCCAGGAAAACCTGGCGATGATCCGCGACACGGTTTCCCACCTTCGTGCGGAGGGACAGCGAGTCTTCCTCGATGCCGAGCACTTCTTCGACGGCTACCGGTCCAACCCAGCGTACGCGCTGGAGGTGCTCAGGACGGCGGCCGAGGCCGGCGCCGACGTCGTCGCCCTGTGCGACACCAACGGCGGCATGCTGCCCGACGAGCTGGCCGAGATCGTGCACGCCGCCGCCCAGACCGACGCCCGCGTCGGCATCCACTGCCACGACGACACCGGCTGCGCCGTCGCCAACACCCTGGCCGCCGTCAAGGCGGGCGCCACGCACGTGCAGGGCTGCGCCAACGGCTACGGCGAGCGCTCCGGCAACGCCAACCTCTTCACCGTGGTCGCCAACCTCCAGCTCAAGCGCGGCTTCGACCTGGTGCCCCCGCAGGCGCTCGCCGACATGACCCGCATCGCCCACGCGATCACCGAGGTCACGAACGTCACGCCCAACTCCCACGCCCCCTACGTGGGCACCTCCGCCTTCGCGCACAAGGCCGGCCTGCACGCCAGCGCCATCAAGGTGGATCCCAACCTCTACCAGCACATCGACCCGGCCCAGGTCGGCAACGACATGCGCATGCTGGTCTCCGACATGGCCGGCCGGGCCTCGGTCGAGCTGAAGGGCCGCGAGCTGGGCTACGAGCTCACCCCGGAGAGCACGAAGACGCTGGTCGCTCGGGTCAAGGACCTGGAGTCCCAGGGATTCACCTTCGAGGCCGCCGACGCCTCGTTCGAGCTGCTGCTGCGCGACACCGTGCACGGCGAGCGGCGCCGCCACTTCGAGGTCGAGTCGTGGCGTGTGATCGTCGAGCGGACCAAGGGCGGCGAACTGGTCAGCGAGGCCACGGTCAAGCTGCACGCCAAGGGCGAGCGGATCGTCGCCACCGGCGAGGGCAACGGCCCGGTCAACGCCTTGGACCGCGCGGTCCGGCTGGCGCTGGAGAAGCTCTACCCCGAGCTGGCCAAGCTGGAGCTGGTCGACTACAAGGTGCGCATCCTGGAGGGCACCCACGGCACGGGCGCCATCACCCGGGTCCTCATCACCTCCAGCGACGACACGGCCGAGTGGGCCACGGTCGGCGTCGCCGAGAACATCATCGACGCCTCGTGGCAGGCGCTGGAGCAGGCGGTCACGTACGGCCTGCTGCGCGCGGGCCGCGAGACGTCCTGA
- a CDS encoding DsbA family protein, translated as MKTRLAVAVVAACAVLAVIAALGLTEPATSSQGVRLVRQGDGSMVLADTGGDAPVLDVYEDYDCPVCKELHTRVDATIQRLAREGKVKVVFHPVTIFRDEPMRSNSVRAAAAARCVPEANWLAFRDELYRMQPAPHGEASGFTVEELAGAARKAGAAVDECVTSQVYAEAHLQESAKVRIDGTPTLVLDGRVLGDEAFDPNALEAAVVGEPGVTV; from the coding sequence ATGAAGACGAGGTTGGCGGTGGCCGTCGTGGCCGCCTGCGCGGTGCTGGCCGTGATCGCTGCGCTGGGGCTCACCGAGCCGGCGACGTCGTCGCAGGGCGTCCGGCTGGTACGGCAGGGCGACGGCAGCATGGTGCTGGCCGACACCGGTGGTGACGCTCCCGTGCTCGACGTCTACGAGGACTACGACTGCCCGGTCTGCAAGGAGCTGCACACCCGGGTCGACGCGACGATCCAGCGCCTGGCCAGGGAGGGCAAGGTCAAGGTCGTCTTCCACCCGGTGACGATCTTCCGCGACGAGCCGATGCGCTCCAACTCCGTCCGGGCCGCCGCCGCCGCGCGGTGCGTCCCGGAGGCCAACTGGCTCGCCTTCCGCGACGAGCTCTACCGCATGCAGCCCGCCCCGCACGGCGAGGCGTCGGGCTTCACGGTGGAGGAGCTCGCCGGGGCCGCGCGGAAGGCGGGCGCGGCCGTGGACGAGTGCGTGACCTCCCAGGTGTACGCCGAGGCCCACCTGCAGGAGAGCGCCAAGGTCCGGATCGACGGCACGCCCACGCTGGTGCTCGACGGGCGGGTGCTGGGTGACGAGGCGTTCGACCCGAACGCCCTGGAAGCGGCCGTCGTCGGGGAGCCCGGCGTCACGGTGTGA
- a CDS encoding O-methyltransferase, producing MKASVLQPDVARYLLDHCTPPDRLLEELAAETLAATGDSAGMQISPDQGRFLTMITQLVAPDVAVEVGTFTGYSSICIARGLSGGRLHCFDVSEEWTSIARRHWERAGLTDRVTLTLGPAADTLAAFDQPVDLAFLDADKQGYPVYYELLVERLRPGGLLMVDNTLWSGRVTDPADETPTTVSIREFNDLVAADPRVTTVLLPLADGLTMIRKN from the coding sequence ATGAAGGCTTCCGTGCTCCAGCCCGACGTCGCCCGCTACCTCCTCGACCACTGCACGCCGCCCGACCGGCTGCTGGAGGAGCTCGCCGCCGAGACGCTCGCCGCGACCGGCGACAGCGCGGGGATGCAGATCTCCCCCGACCAGGGCCGCTTCCTCACCATGATCACCCAACTGGTGGCGCCGGACGTGGCGGTGGAGGTGGGGACGTTCACCGGTTACTCGTCCATCTGCATCGCCCGCGGGCTGTCCGGCGGCCGGCTGCACTGCTTCGACGTGAGCGAGGAGTGGACGTCGATCGCCCGGCGCCACTGGGAGCGCGCCGGGCTCACCGACCGCGTCACGCTCACCCTCGGGCCCGCCGCCGACACGCTCGCCGCCTTCGACCAGCCGGTCGACCTGGCCTTCCTGGACGCCGACAAGCAGGGCTACCCGGTCTACTACGAGCTGCTCGTCGAGCGGCTGCGGCCGGGCGGGCTGCTCATGGTGGACAACACCCTGTGGTCGGGCCGCGTCACGGACCCGGCGGACGAGACTCCGACGACGGTGTCGATACGTGAGTTCAACGACCTGGTGGCGGCGGACCCCCGGGTCACGACGGTGCTGCTGCCCCTGGCCGACGGGTTGACCATGATCCGAAAGAACTAG
- a CDS encoding Uma2 family endonuclease, producing MAKVLERPKTEHVQTLPLDQHYQAVCDLLPKHRVELIHDRIVVNEVPTWNHNKAISRLLKQIIHRATEHDWDIGTHITLFLGAQADRYIPDLTVASPEPRTWGDDQLYAADTLLVVEVVSPSSVHDDYAIKPGGYAAAGVPLFLRIDPLKGICSLMSHPSDRGVYLHHTDVAIGEPLDLPGPWKLTLDTGKLVDE from the coding sequence ATGGCCAAGGTTCTGGAACGCCCCAAGACCGAGCACGTCCAAACGCTGCCACTCGACCAGCACTATCAGGCCGTCTGCGATCTGCTGCCCAAACACCGGGTGGAGCTCATCCACGACCGGATCGTGGTGAACGAGGTGCCGACATGGAACCACAACAAGGCCATCTCCAGGCTGCTCAAGCAGATCATCCACCGGGCCACCGAGCACGACTGGGACATCGGGACCCACATCACGCTCTTCCTCGGGGCCCAGGCTGATCGCTATATCCCCGACCTGACCGTCGCGTCGCCGGAGCCGCGCACGTGGGGTGACGACCAGCTCTACGCCGCCGACACCCTGCTGGTGGTGGAGGTGGTGTCGCCCAGCAGCGTCCACGACGACTACGCCATCAAGCCCGGCGGCTACGCGGCGGCCGGGGTGCCACTCTTCCTCCGGATCGACCCGCTCAAGGGCATCTGCAGCCTGATGAGCCATCCTTCCGACAGGGGCGTCTACCTGCACCACACCGATGTGGCCATCGGTGAGCCGCTGGACCTTCCCGGACCGTGGAAGCTCACTCTCGACACCGGCAAGCTCGTCGACGAGTGA
- a CDS encoding branched-chain amino acid aminotransferase: MTIAQKLSFDVQLSDHARTAAEREQVLTNPGFGQTFTDHMVVIDYTDGRGWHDARLVPYGPLSLDPATSVLHYAQELFEGLKAYRQVNGSIVAFRPYANAARLNRSAARMAMPELPEETFVESLELLVQTDREWVPTTEGHSLYLRPFLIATQVGLGVNYPSRTYSYIVIASPAASYFSGGVKPVSVWLSTEYTRAAPGGTGFAKCGGNYAAAFVAQRQAVENGCDQVVWLDAQAHEYVEEMGGMNLFFVFGDELVTPALTGTLLPGITRESILTLAADLGLEAEERLVSVEEWQAGCESGELTEVFACGTAAVVTPVGSVKGAGRAWTIGDGTPGPVTMRVREELVGIQYGSRPDPHGWVHKIC; encoded by the coding sequence ATGACCATCGCTCAGAAGCTCAGCTTCGACGTGCAGCTATCCGACCACGCTCGCACCGCGGCCGAGCGGGAGCAGGTACTGACGAACCCGGGCTTCGGGCAGACCTTCACCGACCACATGGTCGTCATCGACTACACCGACGGCCGCGGCTGGCACGACGCCCGGCTCGTGCCGTACGGGCCGCTCAGCCTCGACCCGGCGACGTCGGTCCTGCACTACGCGCAGGAACTGTTCGAGGGACTCAAGGCCTACCGCCAGGTCAACGGCTCCATCGTGGCCTTCCGCCCGTACGCCAACGCGGCCCGGCTCAACCGCTCGGCCGCTCGCATGGCGATGCCGGAACTGCCGGAGGAGACGTTCGTCGAGTCGCTGGAACTGCTCGTGCAGACCGACCGGGAGTGGGTGCCGACCACCGAAGGGCACAGCCTCTACCTGCGGCCCTTCCTCATCGCCACCCAGGTCGGCCTCGGCGTGAACTACCCCTCGCGCACCTACTCCTACATCGTCATCGCCTCCCCGGCCGCCTCCTACTTCAGCGGTGGCGTCAAGCCGGTCTCGGTGTGGCTGTCGACCGAGTACACCCGCGCCGCCCCGGGCGGCACCGGGTTCGCCAAGTGCGGCGGCAACTACGCCGCCGCCTTCGTCGCCCAGCGCCAGGCCGTCGAGAACGGCTGCGACCAGGTCGTGTGGCTGGACGCCCAGGCGCACGAGTACGTCGAGGAGATGGGCGGGATGAACCTGTTCTTCGTCTTCGGCGACGAGCTCGTCACCCCCGCGCTCACCGGGACGCTGCTGCCCGGCATCACCCGCGAATCGATCCTCACCCTCGCCGCCGACCTCGGCCTGGAGGCGGAGGAGCGCCTCGTCTCGGTGGAGGAGTGGCAGGCCGGCTGCGAGTCGGGCGAGCTGACGGAGGTCTTCGCCTGCGGCACGGCCGCGGTGGTCACGCCGGTGGGCTCGGTCAAGGGCGCCGGCCGCGCCTGGACCATCGGCGACGGCACGCCCGGCCCGGTCACGATGCGGGTGCGCGAGGAACTGGTCGGCATCCAGTACGGCTCGCGCCCCGACCCGCACGGCTGGGTCCACAAGATCTGCTAG
- a CDS encoding 3-isopropylmalate dehydrogenase: MESRNIRLAVIPGDGIGAEVVAEGLKVLEAVGTKIEATHYDLGAARYHRTGETLPDAVLEELRGYDAILLGAVGDPSVPPGILERDLLLRLRFTFDHYVNLRPVKLFPGVETPLADTSAEDIDMIVVREGTEGLYAGTGGAMRRGTPHEIATQESLNTAYGVERVVRYAFEKARSRPRKKLTLVHKTNVLTFAGDLWQRTVNQVAEEFPEVATDYCHIDAASMYFVTQPERFDVVVTDNLFGDIITDLGAAIAGGIGLAASGNVNPDRTAPSMFEPVHGSAPDIAGQAKADPTATILSVAMLLDHLGLRAEAARVEQAVADDIVERPAGGVGRSTHEIGDDITARVSS; encoded by the coding sequence ATGGAGTCGCGCAACATACGCCTGGCCGTGATCCCCGGAGACGGCATCGGCGCCGAGGTCGTCGCCGAAGGACTCAAGGTGCTCGAGGCTGTCGGCACCAAGATCGAGGCCACCCACTACGATCTGGGTGCCGCCCGCTACCACCGCACCGGCGAGACGCTGCCCGACGCGGTCCTGGAGGAGCTGCGCGGCTACGACGCGATCCTGCTCGGCGCCGTCGGCGACCCCAGCGTGCCGCCCGGCATCCTGGAGCGCGACCTGCTGCTCCGCCTGCGCTTCACCTTCGACCACTACGTCAACCTGCGCCCGGTCAAGCTCTTCCCCGGCGTCGAGACCCCGCTGGCCGACACCTCGGCCGAGGACATCGACATGATCGTGGTGCGTGAGGGCACCGAGGGCCTCTACGCGGGCACCGGCGGCGCCATGCGGCGCGGCACGCCGCACGAGATCGCCACCCAGGAGTCGCTCAACACCGCCTACGGCGTCGAGCGCGTGGTCCGCTACGCCTTCGAGAAGGCACGCTCGCGGCCCCGCAAGAAGCTGACGTTGGTCCACAAGACCAACGTGCTGACCTTCGCCGGCGACCTCTGGCAGCGCACGGTCAACCAGGTCGCCGAGGAGTTCCCCGAGGTCGCCACCGACTACTGCCACATCGACGCGGCCTCGATGTACTTCGTCACCCAGCCCGAGCGCTTCGACGTGGTCGTCACCGACAACCTCTTCGGCGACATCATCACCGACCTCGGCGCCGCCATCGCCGGTGGCATCGGCCTGGCCGCCAGCGGCAACGTCAACCCCGACCGCACCGCGCCCAGCATGTTCGAGCCGGTGCACGGCAGCGCCCCCGACATCGCCGGGCAGGCCAAGGCCGACCCGACCGCCACCATCCTGTCGGTCGCCATGCTCCTCGACCACCTCGGCCTGCGGGCCGAGGCCGCCCGCGTCGAGCAGGCCGTCGCCGACGACATCGTCGAGCGGCCGGCCGGAGGGGTGGGCCGCTCCACCCACGAGATCGGCGACGACATCACCGCGCGAGTATCGAGCTAG
- a CDS encoding C40 family peptidase, translated as MPRIAMPITLPIPLPTPALIPALAAAVTIAGLAAASPAAAAAPATVASPAVTSPAAASPTVAPDPEGVTLTGADVKRARTRNVQLPAWKIAVRYALDKQGTPYVWGGTSTSGYDCSGLMLRAYQAAGIELPRVAASQYGAFSRKIAWKDLRPGDLVFFHGLGHVGMISRPGHMVHAPRTGDVVKEERLDAGRRSSFVGAVRPDPKGVKRWAHIRELRQAPPPAMPVATTL; from the coding sequence GTGCCGCGCATCGCCATGCCCATCACCCTGCCCATCCCCCTACCCACCCCCGCGCTCATCCCCGCGCTCGCCGCCGCCGTGACCATCGCCGGACTCGCGGCCGCCTCCCCCGCCGCCGCGGCGGCGCCCGCCACGGTGGCCTCCCCCGCAGTGACCTCACCTGCGGCGGCCTCCCCCACAGTGGCGCCTGACCCCGAAGGCGTCACCCTCACCGGCGCCGACGTCAAGCGCGCCAGGACCCGGAACGTCCAGCTCCCCGCCTGGAAGATCGCCGTCAGGTACGCCCTGGACAAGCAGGGCACCCCCTACGTGTGGGGCGGGACGAGCACGAGCGGCTACGACTGCTCCGGCCTCATGCTCCGCGCCTACCAGGCCGCGGGCATCGAACTGCCTCGCGTCGCCGCCTCCCAGTACGGCGCCTTCTCCAGGAAGATCGCCTGGAAGGACCTCAGGCCCGGCGACCTCGTCTTCTTCCACGGCCTCGGCCACGTGGGCATGATCTCCCGCCCCGGCCACATGGTCCACGCGCCACGCACCGGCGACGTGGTCAAGGAGGAACGCCTGGACGCGGGACGCCGCAGCTCCTTCGTGGGCGCCGTCCGGCCCGATCCGAAGGGCGTCAAGCGCTGGGCGCACATCCGCGAGCTGCGCCAGGCTCCCCCACCGGCCATGCCGGTCGCCACCACGCTGTAG
- a CDS encoding class I SAM-dependent methyltransferase produces the protein MATEKVRLTAEKATLLATLYGRALDARAPHPILADTLSLEIARRIDHDFRRTGMTRGSAAAVALRARFLDGWAREFLARHPEASVLHLGCGLDTRAHRLDPPPGVDWYDVDYPDVIELRRRLFPDRPRYTMIGSSVTDTGWLDRVPQDKPVLVVAEGLLYYLDRDGGRALLRRIAEGFASGQLLFDALHSRGLRLQKLNPPVRKAGATMRWGIDGPADLLSISPKLRCVDALSVFDLDGYDRLPGPYRLLVRVAGKMPGVRRLAAFYRLEFGA, from the coding sequence ATGGCAACCGAGAAGGTGCGACTGACCGCCGAGAAGGCCACGCTCCTCGCCACCCTGTACGGCAGGGCGCTCGACGCCCGCGCGCCGCACCCGATCCTCGCCGACACCCTCTCCCTGGAGATCGCCCGGCGGATCGACCACGACTTCCGCCGCACCGGCATGACGCGGGGCAGCGCCGCCGCCGTGGCGCTGCGGGCCCGGTTCCTCGACGGCTGGGCCCGGGAGTTCCTGGCCCGCCACCCGGAGGCGAGCGTGCTCCATCTGGGCTGCGGCCTCGACACGCGCGCCCACCGGCTCGACCCGCCGCCGGGCGTCGACTGGTACGACGTCGACTACCCCGACGTCATCGAGCTGCGCCGGCGCCTGTTCCCCGACCGGCCCCGGTACACGATGATCGGCTCGTCGGTCACCGACACCGGGTGGCTCGACCGCGTCCCTCAGGACAAGCCGGTGCTGGTCGTCGCCGAGGGTCTGCTCTACTACCTCGACCGGGACGGCGGCCGGGCCCTGCTGCGGCGGATCGCCGAGGGGTTCGCGAGCGGCCAGTTGCTCTTCGACGCGCTGCACTCCCGCGGCCTGCGGCTGCAGAAGCTCAACCCGCCGGTCCGCAAGGCCGGCGCCACGATGCGCTGGGGCATCGACGGGCCGGCCGACCTGCTGTCGATCAGCCCGAAACTGCGCTGCGTGGACGCGCTGAGCGTCTTCGACCTCGACGGCTACGACCGGCTGCCGGGGCCGTACCGGCTCCTGGTGCGGGTGGCGGGCAAGATGCCGGGCGTGCGGCGGCTGGCCGCGTTCTACCGGCTGGAGTTCGGGGCCTAG
- the serA gene encoding phosphoglycerate dehydrogenase: MTKPVVLVAEELSEAGLAVLGADFEVRHTDGADRSQLLPALADVDALIVRSATQVDAEAIAAAPKLRVVARAGVGLDNVDVEAATKAGVMVVNAPTSNITSAAEQTLALILASARNTAQAHAALKNGEWKRSKYTGVELDGKIIGILGLGKIGQLVAQRLQPFGVELIAYDPYLPPARAAQMGVRLVSLDEVIKQADFLTVHLPKSKETVGLIGDKELHEVKPSVRIINVARGGIVDEGALYTAIKEGRVAGAGLDVFAKEPCTDSPLFELDQVVATPHLGASTHEAQEKAGTQVARSVKLALAGEFVPDAVNVQGGAVAEEVKPGLPLAEKLGRVFTALAGEVATKLDVEVRGEIASQDVRVLELAALKGVFNDVVEDSVTYVNAPLLAKERGVSVELVTSSDSPDWRNVVTVRGVLADGRQVSVSGTLSGPRQITKIVEVNGYEMEIEPTEHLCFLTYADRPGIVGVVGHLLGEHGINIASMQVARDVKGGKALIALTVDSAIPAEVLEQIVSEIGAESGRTVDLED; encoded by the coding sequence GTGACAAAGCCCGTCGTTCTGGTCGCAGAGGAGCTCTCCGAGGCTGGCCTCGCCGTCCTCGGCGCCGATTTCGAGGTCCGCCACACCGACGGCGCCGACCGTTCCCAGCTGCTGCCCGCGCTCGCCGACGTGGACGCGCTGATCGTCCGCTCCGCCACGCAGGTCGACGCGGAGGCCATCGCCGCCGCGCCGAAGCTGCGCGTGGTCGCCCGCGCCGGTGTCGGTCTCGACAACGTCGACGTCGAGGCGGCCACCAAGGCCGGCGTCATGGTCGTCAACGCGCCGACCTCCAACATCACCAGCGCCGCCGAGCAGACCCTCGCGCTCATCCTGGCCAGCGCCCGCAACACGGCCCAGGCCCACGCCGCGCTGAAGAACGGCGAGTGGAAGCGGTCCAAGTACACCGGCGTCGAGCTCGACGGCAAGATCATCGGTATCCTCGGCCTGGGCAAGATCGGCCAGCTCGTGGCCCAGCGCCTGCAGCCGTTCGGCGTCGAGCTGATCGCCTACGACCCCTACCTGCCGCCGGCCCGCGCCGCGCAGATGGGCGTCAGGCTCGTCTCCCTCGACGAGGTCATCAAGCAGGCCGACTTCCTCACCGTGCACCTGCCCAAGTCCAAGGAGACCGTCGGCCTCATCGGCGACAAGGAGCTGCACGAGGTCAAGCCGTCGGTGCGGATCATCAACGTGGCCCGCGGCGGCATCGTCGACGAGGGCGCCCTCTACACGGCGATCAAGGAGGGCCGCGTGGCAGGCGCCGGCCTCGACGTCTTCGCCAAGGAGCCCTGCACCGACAGCCCGCTGTTCGAGCTGGACCAGGTCGTGGCCACGCCGCACCTCGGCGCCTCCACGCACGAGGCCCAGGAGAAGGCCGGCACCCAGGTCGCGCGGAGCGTGAAGCTGGCGCTGGCGGGCGAGTTCGTGCCGGACGCGGTCAACGTCCAGGGCGGCGCGGTGGCCGAGGAGGTCAAGCCGGGCCTGCCGCTGGCCGAGAAGCTGGGCCGGGTCTTCACCGCCCTCGCGGGCGAGGTCGCCACCAAGCTCGACGTCGAGGTGCGCGGCGAGATCGCCTCGCAGGACGTGCGCGTGCTCGAACTGGCCGCGCTCAAGGGCGTCTTCAACGACGTGGTGGAGGACTCCGTCACCTACGTCAACGCCCCGCTGCTGGCCAAGGAGCGCGGCGTCAGCGTCGAGCTGGTGACCAGCTCCGACAGCCCCGACTGGCGCAACGTGGTGACCGTGCGCGGCGTGCTCGCCGACGGCCGCCAGGTCTCGGTGTCCGGCACGCTCTCCGGCCCCCGGCAGATCACGAAGATCGTCGAGGTCAACGGCTACGAGATGGAGATCGAGCCGACCGAGCACCTGTGCTTCCTGACCTACGCCGACCGCCCCGGCATCGTGGGCGTCGTCGGTCACCTTCTCGGCGAGCACGGCATCAACATCGCCTCGATGCAGGTGGCCCGTGACGTCAAGGGCGGCAAGGCGCTCATCGCGCTGACCGTCGACTCGGCCATCCCGGCCGAGGTGCTGGAGCAGATCGTCTCCGAGATCGGCGCCGAGAGCGGCCGCACGGTCGACCTGGAGGACTGA
- a CDS encoding MFS transporter, with protein MITPALDVPTVSRGVRIGYGVGSFCTATYNAVPGLLLLYYMTNFLAVPAWLAGLVVAAPKVWDLLINPLVGRWSDRTTSRLGPRRPWLLAGACTLPVAFFLVFAGPPLTGVPAALYVGGCFMAAATAYALFEVPYKAMPAEMTSDYHERTSLLQWRMVFIGAATVISGILAPAIVNSQGDDGTLGSYRLMAVTIAAVLLASMLGSFFGTARAPMTGAPEPDGGRLRDQIAAARGNSAFMWLLALSCAQMMAVSMMLAAAPYFAAYVLGDPKATSTLFAALVGPMLLTMPVWVRLAKRFDKRGAMILAALMFGVGTVAALATPAIGAWYAHVMLLLVGMGYAGVQLLQFSMLADVIAVDAEETGKRRAGVFTGLWTAVESGVASFGALVFGGILSLGGFLESEPSRPVEQPDSALTAVLVGQAAVPALIIFLSVLMTLKYRLRPADAPPPAASA; from the coding sequence ATGATCACACCGGCCCTCGACGTGCCCACGGTCTCGCGAGGCGTGCGCATCGGCTACGGCGTCGGGTCCTTCTGCACCGCGACCTACAACGCGGTGCCCGGCCTGCTGCTGCTCTACTACATGACGAACTTCCTGGCCGTGCCCGCCTGGCTGGCCGGGCTGGTGGTCGCCGCCCCCAAGGTCTGGGACCTGCTGATCAACCCGCTGGTCGGCCGCTGGTCGGACCGCACGACGTCACGGCTCGGGCCGCGGCGGCCGTGGCTGCTGGCGGGCGCGTGCACGCTGCCGGTCGCGTTCTTCCTGGTCTTCGCCGGGCCGCCGCTCACGGGGGTCCCGGCCGCGCTGTACGTGGGGGGCTGCTTCATGGCCGCGGCCACGGCGTACGCGCTGTTCGAGGTGCCGTACAAGGCGATGCCCGCCGAGATGACCTCCGACTACCACGAGCGCACCTCCCTGCTGCAGTGGCGGATGGTCTTCATCGGGGCCGCCACCGTGATCAGCGGCATCCTGGCTCCGGCCATCGTCAACAGCCAGGGCGACGACGGCACGCTGGGCAGCTACCGGCTGATGGCCGTGACGATCGCCGCGGTGCTGCTCGCCTCGATGCTCGGGTCGTTCTTCGGTACGGCCCGCGCCCCCATGACCGGCGCCCCCGAGCCCGACGGCGGCCGGCTGCGCGACCAGATCGCGGCTGCCCGGGGCAACTCCGCGTTCATGTGGCTGCTGGCGCTGAGCTGCGCCCAGATGATGGCCGTCAGCATGATGCTGGCCGCCGCGCCCTACTTCGCCGCCTACGTCCTGGGCGATCCCAAGGCGACGAGCACCCTCTTCGCCGCGCTGGTCGGGCCGATGCTGCTGACGATGCCGGTCTGGGTCCGGCTGGCCAAGCGGTTCGACAAGCGCGGCGCGATGATCCTGGCCGCCCTGATGTTCGGTGTGGGCACTGTGGCGGCGCTGGCCACCCCCGCCATCGGCGCCTGGTACGCCCACGTCATGCTGCTGCTGGTGGGCATGGGCTATGCCGGGGTGCAACTGCTGCAGTTCTCGATGCTGGCGGACGTGATCGCGGTGGACGCCGAGGAGACGGGCAAGCGGCGGGCCGGGGTGTTCACCGGGTTGTGGACGGCGGTCGAGAGCGGGGTCGCCTCCTTCGGCGCCCTCGTCTTCGGCGGCATCCTGTCGCTGGGCGGCTTCCTGGAGTCGGAGCCCAGCCGGCCCGTCGAGCAGCCGGACAGCGCCCTGACCGCGGTCCTGGTCGGCCAGGCCGCGGTCCCGGCGCTCATCATCTTCCTGTCGGTGCTGATGACGCTGAAGTACCGGCTCAGGCCAGCCGACGCGCCACCACCAGCCGCGTCCGCGTGA